The proteins below come from a single Cylindrospermopsis raciborskii Cr2010 genomic window:
- a CDS encoding NAD(P)H-quinone oxidoreductase subunit F: protein MNEVLLFTSWFVPFYSLLGAILSLPWCVGIVKSTGPRPAAYLNLLMTILAFFHSLLVFKNLGGTDSQSLVINWFEFGDFQLNFALELSQVSVGALVLISGLGLLAQTYALGYMEKDWSLARFFALLGFFEAALSGLAVSDSLFLSYALLEVLTLSTYLLVGFWYAQPLVVTAARDAFLTKRVGDLLLLMAVVILSTKANSLNFLDLYEWVQGANLNPLTSTLLGIALIAGPAGKCAQFPLHLWLDEAMEGPNPASVMRNSLVVAGGAYVLYKIQPILSLSPVALNALIIMGTVTAVGATLVSIAQIDIKRALSHSTSAYMGLVFLAVGMEQGGVALMLLLTHAMAKALLFMSSGSVIYTTQTQDLTEMGGLWTKMPATTTAFLVGAAGMVTLLPLGSFWAMLAWADGLVKISPWVIVVLILVNGLTALNLTRVFRLIFWGQPQQKTRRAPEVGWPMALPMVTLTIVTLILPVMLQQWYLLPDWEDVDWYIAVALVGSTVLGVVIGSTIHLHKGWSRSRILAWRFVQDFLGYDFYIDKIYRLTIVGVVALLSKISSWCDRYLVDGLVNLVGFAAMFGGQSLKYSVSGQSQGYMLTILVVISLLGFLISGYLGLLNRLPF from the coding sequence ATGAATGAGGTCTTATTATTCACAAGTTGGTTTGTGCCGTTTTATAGCCTATTGGGGGCAATTCTCAGCCTACCCTGGTGTGTGGGAATAGTTAAAAGTACGGGTCCTAGACCTGCTGCTTATCTGAACTTGTTAATGACTATATTGGCTTTTTTCCATAGTCTGCTTGTATTTAAAAATTTGGGGGGTACGGATTCACAAAGCTTAGTAATTAACTGGTTTGAGTTCGGCGATTTTCAGTTGAATTTTGCTTTAGAATTATCCCAGGTGAGTGTGGGAGCATTAGTGTTAATTAGCGGATTAGGTCTATTAGCTCAAACCTATGCTCTAGGTTATATGGAAAAAGACTGGTCTCTAGCACGCTTTTTTGCTCTCTTGGGATTTTTTGAAGCAGCTTTGAGTGGATTAGCTGTAAGTGATTCTTTATTTCTTAGTTATGCTCTCTTAGAGGTTCTTACTCTTTCTACCTATCTACTGGTGGGTTTTTGGTATGCCCAACCTCTAGTGGTAACAGCAGCGAGAGATGCTTTTTTAACTAAACGAGTGGGGGATTTATTACTACTTATGGCTGTGGTTATACTTTCCACTAAAGCTAATAGCCTCAACTTTTTGGACCTTTATGAGTGGGTACAAGGGGCAAATTTAAACCCTCTGACCTCTACCTTGCTGGGTATAGCCCTAATTGCTGGACCTGCTGGTAAGTGCGCCCAATTCCCCCTCCATTTGTGGTTGGATGAGGCTATGGAAGGCCCAAACCCAGCCTCTGTCATGCGCAACTCTCTGGTGGTCGCTGGTGGGGCCTATGTTCTATATAAAATTCAACCAATCCTCAGCCTATCGCCCGTGGCTTTGAATGCCTTGATCATTATGGGTACTGTTACAGCAGTGGGAGCAACTTTAGTTTCAATAGCTCAAATTGATATTAAACGCGCCCTATCTCATTCTACAAGTGCCTACATGGGATTAGTGTTTTTGGCGGTGGGAATGGAGCAGGGAGGTGTGGCTCTGATGCTGTTGTTAACCCATGCGATGGCCAAGGCTCTATTATTTATGAGTTCTGGTTCTGTTATATATACCACCCAAACTCAAGATCTGACGGAAATGGGTGGTTTGTGGACAAAGATGCCAGCAACAACAACGGCTTTTTTAGTGGGTGCAGCGGGAATGGTCACCTTATTACCCCTGGGAAGTTTTTGGGCCATGTTAGCGTGGGCTGATGGTTTAGTGAAGATTAGTCCCTGGGTGATTGTAGTGTTAATTTTAGTCAATGGCCTAACCGCCCTAAATTTAACTAGGGTTTTTCGTCTGATCTTTTGGGGACAACCCCAACAAAAAACCCGTCGCGCCCCGGAAGTGGGTTGGCCCATGGCTCTCCCCATGGTTACCCTAACAATTGTAACCCTAATATTGCCGGTCATGCTTCAGCAATGGTACTTACTTCCTGACTGGGAAGATGTTGATTGGTACATAGCTGTGGCATTAGTAGGTTCCACTGTCTTGGGGGTGGTAATCGGCTCTACCATACATCTACACAAGGGTTGGTCGAGATCAAGGATTTTGGCATGGAGATTTGTTCAAGATTTCCTAGGATACGATTTTTACATTGATAAGATATATCGGTTAACCATAGTCGGTGTGGTAGCACTCTTATCTAAAATATCCTCCTGGTGCGATCGCTATTTAGTAGATGGTCTGGTTAACCTGGTGGGATTTGCAGCTATGTTTGGTGGACAAAGCCTAAAATATAGTGTTTCTGGTCAGTCTCAGGGTTATATGTTAACGATTCTGGTGGTGATCAGTCTACTTGGTTTCTTGATTAGTGGTTACTTAGGTTTACTAAATAGGTTACCCTTCTAG